In one Pirellulales bacterium genomic region, the following are encoded:
- a CDS encoding DUF4340 domain-containing protein has product MTESTKTISTVAVAAVLLVLAIVSRPKLPYAEKEGEIGQPLFTEWKDPTAAKSMEIATFDEATQAVRNFKVALVDGKWCVPSHGNYPANAEDHVVKAASDLINLKVIEVVSDAQGSHETYGVVEPDPVKLRQPAVGVGKLVTVKDKDGKDLARLIIGKEDKPAGGSETSSSLRFVRRAGQDRVYKAALATDLFSTKFPDWIDSDLLGLKQHWDITKLQIRDYNLEERGQEIGVARKSDIALEYNDPKASWTVSKLTDYKNDKPTEAKLAADEELDTAKLNDAKMNLSGLKIADVKRKPAPLAEKLKKNKTFFDDAESQDSLANKGFVPLPEKKPTDVFSAGGDMTVGMKDGVEYTIRFGGVDLTLRDKDDAKDKKTAAKSADDQKRTNAERVVFVTARFNEDLIAKPTLEPLPEAKKTDEKKPDAGKAPDKAPATSPAPTKPPAASPASGKAPDNKAPSAKKSAEINRGDMLLALADEPAAKGGAKQPEAAQPAAPNPAAAKPDDKPPAAKPAESKAAGDGKKPGADKNPPSDIKRADEEKALDEQRKRVETENKRKQDEYDASVKKGKEHAKQLNDRFADWYFLISDEDYKKVHVGPADIIKKKTPAEGAGGSGLGPVPTDPFQKGK; this is encoded by the coding sequence ATGACTGAATCCACGAAAACGATCTCGACCGTTGCGGTCGCCGCGGTGCTGCTGGTCCTGGCGATTGTCAGTCGCCCCAAGCTCCCCTATGCCGAGAAAGAAGGCGAGATCGGCCAACCGCTGTTCACGGAGTGGAAGGACCCCACGGCCGCCAAGAGCATGGAGATCGCCACGTTCGATGAAGCGACCCAGGCGGTCCGCAATTTCAAGGTGGCCTTGGTCGATGGCAAATGGTGCGTGCCCTCGCACGGAAACTACCCGGCCAATGCCGAGGACCACGTCGTCAAAGCCGCCAGCGATTTGATCAACCTCAAGGTGATCGAGGTTGTCAGCGACGCCCAGGGAAGCCACGAGACCTACGGGGTCGTCGAGCCGGACCCCGTGAAGCTCCGACAGCCCGCCGTTGGCGTCGGCAAACTGGTCACGGTGAAGGACAAAGATGGCAAGGATTTGGCCCGGCTCATCATCGGCAAGGAAGACAAGCCGGCCGGCGGCAGCGAAACCTCGTCGAGCTTGCGGTTTGTCCGCCGCGCCGGACAAGACCGCGTTTACAAGGCGGCGCTGGCCACCGACCTATTCTCCACGAAGTTTCCCGATTGGATCGATTCCGATCTGCTCGGGCTGAAGCAGCATTGGGACATCACCAAGCTGCAAATCCGCGATTACAATCTCGAAGAGCGCGGCCAGGAGATCGGCGTCGCCCGCAAGAGCGATATCGCCTTGGAATACAACGATCCGAAGGCCTCTTGGACCGTCAGCAAGCTGACCGACTACAAGAACGACAAGCCAACCGAAGCGAAGCTGGCCGCCGATGAAGAACTCGATACGGCCAAGCTTAACGACGCGAAGATGAATCTTTCCGGCCTGAAAATCGCCGACGTCAAACGCAAGCCGGCCCCGCTCGCGGAAAAGCTCAAGAAGAATAAGACCTTCTTCGACGACGCGGAATCCCAAGACTCGCTCGCCAACAAAGGCTTCGTCCCGCTGCCGGAAAAAAAGCCAACCGATGTTTTCTCGGCGGGGGGCGACATGACCGTGGGAATGAAGGACGGCGTGGAATACACGATTCGCTTCGGGGGCGTGGACCTGACGCTCCGCGACAAGGACGATGCGAAGGACAAGAAAACCGCCGCGAAATCCGCCGACGATCAAAAGCGAACCAATGCCGAGCGAGTCGTGTTCGTGACCGCGCGGTTCAATGAAGACTTGATCGCCAAGCCGACTCTCGAACCGCTTCCCGAAGCGAAGAAAACCGACGAGAAGAAACCCGATGCGGGCAAGGCGCCCGACAAGGCTCCCGCGACGAGCCCCGCCCCAACAAAGCCGCCGGCGGCCAGCCCCGCGTCCGGTAAGGCGCCGGACAACAAAGCTCCGTCCGCCAAGAAATCGGCCGAGATCAATCGCGGCGACATGCTCTTGGCGCTCGCCGACGAACCTGCGGCCAAAGGCGGCGCCAAACAGCCTGAGGCCGCACAGCCCGCGGCGCCGAATCCCGCGGCCGCGAAACCGGACGACAAGCCGCCGGCCGCGAAGCCGGCCGAATCCAAAGCCGCCGGCGACGGCAAGAAACCCGGTGCAGACAAAAATCCGCCGAGCGACATCAAGCGGGCGGATGAAGAAAAAGCCCTCGACGAGCAGCGCAAGCGGGTCGAGACGGAAAACAAGCGCAAGCAGGACGAGTACGACGCGTCGGTTAAGAAAGGCAAGGAGCACGCCAAGCAGCTCAACGATCGCTTCGCGGACTGGTACTTCCTGATTTCCGATGAGGACTACAAGAAAGTCCACGTCGGCCCGGCCGACATTATCAAGAAGAAGACGCCGGCAGAAGGCGCGGGCGGTTCCGGCCTCGGCCCCGTTCCGACCGATCCGTTTCAAAAGGGCAAGTGA